In Antennarius striatus isolate MH-2024 chromosome 10, ASM4005453v1, whole genome shotgun sequence, one DNA window encodes the following:
- the LOC137602297 gene encoding m7GpppX diphosphatase-like — protein sequence MAAHGDKRKCDGVENDETLAKIKRVKTDIEEDQGKGDEEYESNSVLCGFQTCEVLRHSEREKSIFLHGQIQGQDAVVILEKNPIQKDSVEELLSGSKVKLEMKNDIYSTYQLQAPPHLSAIKTTLMWPATEKHVNKFKHQDSFLVKETKEDYFNITLPFILQNKGFNVQWVYNILDKKAEVDRIIYEDPDPKLGFVLLPDMKWNQKNVDDLYLIAIVHQRNIKSLRDLTSAHIPLLMNIFTKGQEAILKRYNLPASKLRVYLHYQPSYYHLHVHFTKLDYNAPGCGVERAHLLASVIDNLHADPEYYNKCTMYFPLRETDEILSKFKEAGRL from the exons ATGGCTGCGCACGGCGATAAACGAAAATGCGACGGTGTTGAAAATGACGAAACATTAGCAAAGATCAAAAGGGTGAAAACAGATATCGAGGAAGACCAGGGAAAAGGCGATGAAGAGTATGAATCTAATTCTGTCTTATGTGGGTTTCAAACATGCGAGGTGTTGAGACATTCCGAACGGGAGAAAAGTATCTTCCTCCACGGACAG aTTCAGGGTCAGGATGCTGTGGTCATTCTGGAGAAGAATCCCATCCAGAAGGACTCTGTGGAGGAGCTTTTAAGTGGGTCCAAAGTGAAGCTGGAGATGAAGAATGACATCTACAGCACTTATCAGCTGCAGGCGCCTCCTCATCTCAGTG cGATCAAAACCACACTGATGTGGCCAGCTACAGAGAAGCATGTCAATAAATTCAAGCATCAGGACAGTTTCCTAGTGAAGGAGACAAAGGAGGATTATTTCAATATTACTCTGCCCTTCATTCTGCAAAACAAAGGATTCAACGTGCAG TGGGTCTACAACATCCTGGATAAGAAGGCAGAAGTTGACAGGATAATCTATGAAGATCCAGACCCAAAGCTCGGCTTTGTCCTCCTTCCAGATATGAAATGGAACCAGAAAAAT GTTGATGATTTGTACCTAATTGCCATAGTACATCAGAGAAACATCAAGAGTCTCCGAGACCTGACGTCAGCGCACATACCGCTGCTAATGAACATCTTCACTAAAGGACAG GAGGCCATCCTGAAGCGCTACAACCTTCCAGCCAGTAAGCTGAGAGTCTACCTACATTACCAGCCATCCTACTACCACCTTCATGTTCACTTCACTAAACTGGACTATAACGCACCAGGCTGTGGCGTGGAGCGGGCCCACCTCCTCGCAAGTGTCATTGACAACCTCCACGCTGACCCTGAATACTATAATAAGTGTACAATGTACTTCCCCTTGAGGGAGACAGACGAGATACTGAGCAAGTTCAAGGAAGCAGGGAGGCTGTGA
- the LOC137602296 gene encoding m7GpppX diphosphatase-like isoform X2 encodes MAQHCSKRKYNGVENEEILENIKRAKTDIAEDHGKCEKEDETNSVLCGFQICKVLRHSEREKSIYVHGQIKGQDALVILEKNPIQTNSVEELLSGSKVKLKMKNDIYSTYQLQAPPHLSDIKTTVMWPASKKNVNKFQHQDSFLVEETKEDYFNITLPYILKKRVSNVQWVCNILDKKAEVDRIIYEDPDPKLGFVLLPDMKWNQKNVDDLYLIAIVHQRNIKSLRDLTSAHIPLLMNIFRKGQEAILMRYNLPANKLRAFIHYQPSYYHLHVHFTKLDYDAPGCGVERAHLLANRMIFCRPH; translated from the exons ATGGCCCAGCACTGTAGTAAACGGAAATACAACGGCGTAGAAAATGAGGAAATATTAGAAAATATCAAAAGGGCGAAAACAGACATCGCGGAAGACCACGGAAAATGCGAGAAGGAAGATGAAACTAACTCTGTTTTATGTGGGTTTCAAATATGTAAGGTTTTGAGACACTCCGAACGGGAGAAGAGTATCTACGTCCACGGACAG aTTAAGGGTCAGGATGCTTTGGTCATTCTGGAGAAGAATCCCATCCAGACGAACTCTGTGGAAGAGCTTTTAAGTGGGTCCAAAGtgaagctgaagatgaagaatgACATCTACAGCACATATCAGCTGCAGGCTCCTCCTCATCTCAGTG ACATCAAGACCACAGTGATGTGGCCAGCTTCAAAGAAGAATGTAAATAAATTTCAGCATCAGGACAGTTTCCTAGTGGAGGAGACAAAGGAGGATTATTTCAATATTACTCTGCCCTACATTCTGAAAAAGAGGGTATCCAATGTGCAG TGGGTCTGCAACATCCTGGATAAGAAGGCAGAAGTTGACAGGATAATCTATGAAGATCCAGACCCAAAGCTCGGCTTTGTCCTCCTTCCAGATATGAAATGGAACCAGAAAAAT GTTGATGATTTGTACCTAATTGCCATAGTACATCAGAGAAACATCAAGAGTCTCCGAGACTTGACGTCAGCGCACATACCGCTGCTAATGAACATCTTCAGAAAAGGACAG GAAGCCATCCTGATGCGCTACAACCTTCCAGCCAATAAGCTGAGAGCCTTTATACATTACCAGCCATCCTACTACCACCTTCACGTTCACTTCACTAAGCTGGACTATGATGCGCCAGGCTGTGGCGTGGAGCGGGCCCACCTCCTTGCAAAT AGGATGATTTTCTGTCGGCCTCAttaa
- the LOC137602296 gene encoding m7GpppX diphosphatase-like isoform X1 — MAQHCSKRKYNGVENEEILENIKRAKTDIAEDHGKCEKEDETNSVLCGFQICKVLRHSEREKSIYVHGQIKGQDALVILEKNPIQTNSVEELLSGSKVKLKMKNDIYSTYQLQAPPHLSDIKTTVMWPASKKNVNKFQHQDSFLVEETKEDYFNITLPYILKKRVSNVQWVCNILDKKAEVDRIIYEDPDPKLGFVLLPDMKWNQKNVDDLYLIAIVHQRNIKSLRDLTSAHIPLLMNIFRKGQEAILMRYNLPANKLRAFIHYQPSYYHLHVHFTKLDYDAPGCGVERAHLLANVIQNLCADPQYYKNWTMYFPLRKTDQLLNKFRAAGRLQTPA, encoded by the exons ATGGCCCAGCACTGTAGTAAACGGAAATACAACGGCGTAGAAAATGAGGAAATATTAGAAAATATCAAAAGGGCGAAAACAGACATCGCGGAAGACCACGGAAAATGCGAGAAGGAAGATGAAACTAACTCTGTTTTATGTGGGTTTCAAATATGTAAGGTTTTGAGACACTCCGAACGGGAGAAGAGTATCTACGTCCACGGACAG aTTAAGGGTCAGGATGCTTTGGTCATTCTGGAGAAGAATCCCATCCAGACGAACTCTGTGGAAGAGCTTTTAAGTGGGTCCAAAGtgaagctgaagatgaagaatgACATCTACAGCACATATCAGCTGCAGGCTCCTCCTCATCTCAGTG ACATCAAGACCACAGTGATGTGGCCAGCTTCAAAGAAGAATGTAAATAAATTTCAGCATCAGGACAGTTTCCTAGTGGAGGAGACAAAGGAGGATTATTTCAATATTACTCTGCCCTACATTCTGAAAAAGAGGGTATCCAATGTGCAG TGGGTCTGCAACATCCTGGATAAGAAGGCAGAAGTTGACAGGATAATCTATGAAGATCCAGACCCAAAGCTCGGCTTTGTCCTCCTTCCAGATATGAAATGGAACCAGAAAAAT GTTGATGATTTGTACCTAATTGCCATAGTACATCAGAGAAACATCAAGAGTCTCCGAGACTTGACGTCAGCGCACATACCGCTGCTAATGAACATCTTCAGAAAAGGACAG GAAGCCATCCTGATGCGCTACAACCTTCCAGCCAATAAGCTGAGAGCCTTTATACATTACCAGCCATCCTACTACCACCTTCACGTTCACTTCACTAAGCTGGACTATGATGCGCCAGGCTGTGGCGTGGAGCGGGCCCACCTCCTTGCAAATGTAATCCAGAACCTTTGTGCTGATCCTCAATATTATAAAAACTGGACAATGTACTTCCCCCTGAGGAAGACAGACCAACTGCTCAACAAGTTCAGGGCAGCAGGGAGGCTCCAAACACCAGCTTAA
- the LOC137602538 gene encoding iduronate 2-sulfatase-like isoform X1: MSGSVRVLLLLLALDSVAPEGVPGREGGNVLFIMADDLRPVLGCYGDSLVKSPNIDQLASKSQVFLNAYAQQAVCAPSRTSMLTSRRPDTTRLYDFNSYWRVHAGNYSTMPQYFKSKGYFTMSVGKIFHPGVSSNHTDDYPYSWSVPAYHPPSNLYENEKMCKGKDKQLHANLLCAVNVTEQPGGTLPDIENADEAVRLLRSRANSSAPFFLAVGFYKPHIPFRIPQEYLSLYPIEKMSLAPDPDVPKRLPPVAYAPWTDLRKREDVSDLNVSFPYGPIPKDIQLGIRQHYYAAVSYMDRQVGRLLSALDELGLADSTQVVFLSDHGWSLGEHGEWAKYSNFDVVTRVPLIFYVPGVTSHPDSSGTSTFPFIDVFDKAEFSFTNHKEIKRMVELVDIFPTVSALAGLRVPKPCIGISLQEELCTEGDNLAHTFRHRERGENAEAIAFSQYPRPADTPQNNSDLPSLEEIKIMGYSLRCWDYRYTLWLGFNPKTFEANVTDVHAGELYMFASDPGQDNNIYNDSEHSMIIRKMASLSHTVTLQTRLKLQLLYFTAGMKTR; encoded by the exons ATGTCTGGAAGTGTTCGAGTGCTGCTTCTCCTTCTGGCTCTGGACTCGGTGGCTCCTGAAGGAGTTCCTGGTAGAG AGGGGGGAAATGTCCTTTTCATCATGGCCGATGATTTGCGGCCAGTGCTGGGTTGCTATGGTGACTCCCTGGTCAAATCACCAAACATCGACCAGCTGGCGTCCAAAAGCCAGGTTTTCCTCAATGCGTATGCCCAG CAAGCCGTGTGTGCTCCCAGTCGTACCTCCATGTTGACCAGTCGCCGACCAGACACCACCAGGCTCTATGACTTCAACTCCTACTGGAGGGTTCATGCTGGAAACTACTCCACCATGCCACAGTACTTTAAATCTAAAGGCTACTTCACCATGTCTGTTGGCAAAATATTTCACCCGG GTGTTTCCTCGAACCACACAGATGACTACCCCTACAGCTGGTCTGTTCCTGCCTACCACCCACCTTCCAATCTTTATGAGAATGAAAAG ATGTGTAAAGGCAAGGACAAACAGCTCCACGCCAATCTGCTGTGTGCGGTGAACGTAACGGAGCAGCCTGGAGGAACCCTCCCCGACATCGAGAATGCAGACGAGGCAGTGAGGCTGCTGAGGAGTCGAGCCAACAGTAGCGCTCCTTTCTTCCTTGCTGTGGGCTTTTACAAACCGCACATACCCTTCAGGATACCTCAG GAGTATCTGAGCCTTTATCCCATAGAGAAAATGAGCCTGGCCCCTGACCCCGATGTCCCCAAACGCCTTCCACCTGTGGCCTATGCCCCCTGGACAGACTTAAGAAAGAGAGAAGACGTCAGTGATCTCAACGTTAGCTTCCCCTACGGACCGATTCCTAAAGACATCCAG CTGGGTATCCGTCAGCACTACTACGCTGCTGTGTCTTACATGGACAGGCAGGTTGGACGGCTGCTCAGCGCTCTTGATGAGCTGGGGCTGGCCGACAGCACTCAGGTGGTGTTCCTGTCAGATCATG GATGGTCATTAGGAGAACATGGCGAATGGGCTAAATATTCTAATTTTGATGTGGTAACACGTGTCCCTCTAATCTTTTACGTTCCTGGTGTCACTTCTCATCCTGATTCTTCTGGGACGTCCACATTTCCCTTTATTGATGTCTTCGACAAAGCAGAATTTAGTTTTACGA atcacaaagaaataaaaaggatgGTGGAGCTGGTGGATATTTTTCCTACTGTTTCCGCCCTGGCTGGTCTCAGAGTGCCTAAACCGTGTATTGGCATTTCTTTACAG GAGGAGTTGTGTACAGAAGGTGACAACCTGGCCCACACcttcagacacagagagaggggggagaatGCGGAAGCCATAGCTTTCAGCCAGTACCCTCGACCCGCTGATACACCACAG aatAACTCGGACCTCCCTTCCCTGGAAGAAATAAAGATCATGGGCTACTCTCTCCGCTGCTGGGACTACAGATACACTCTCTGGCTGGGATTCAACCCTAAAACATTTGAG GCAAATGTAACCGATGTCCATGCTGGTGAGTTGTACATGTTCGCCAGTGACCCAGGTCAGGACAACAACATCTATAATGACTCAGAGCACAGTATGATCATCAGAAAAATGGCCAGTCTGTCTCAT ACTGTGACTCTGCAGACAAGATTAAAGCTGCAGCTTCTCTACTTCACAGCAGGGATGAAGACACGATGA
- the LOC137602538 gene encoding iduronate 2-sulfatase-like isoform X2: MSGSVRVLLLLLALDSVAPEGVPGREGGNVLFIMADDLRPVLGCYGDSLVKSPNIDQLASKSQVFLNAYAQQAVCAPSRTSMLTSRRPDTTRLYDFNSYWRVHAGNYSTMPQYFKSKGYFTMSVGKIFHPGVSSNHTDDYPYSWSVPAYHPPSNLYENEKMCKGKDKQLHANLLCAVNVTEQPGGTLPDIENADEAVRLLRSRANSSAPFFLAVGFYKPHIPFRIPQEYLSLYPIEKMSLAPDPDVPKRLPPVAYAPWTDLRKREDVSDLNVSFPYGPIPKDIQLGIRQHYYAAVSYMDRQVGRLLSALDELGLADSTQVVFLSDHGWSLGEHGEWAKYSNFDVVTRVPLIFYVPGVTSHPDSSGTSTFPFIDVFDKAEFSFTNHKEIKRMVELVDIFPTVSALAGLRVPKPCIGISLQEELCTEGDNLAHTFRHRERGENAEAIAFSQYPRPADTPQ; this comes from the exons ATGTCTGGAAGTGTTCGAGTGCTGCTTCTCCTTCTGGCTCTGGACTCGGTGGCTCCTGAAGGAGTTCCTGGTAGAG AGGGGGGAAATGTCCTTTTCATCATGGCCGATGATTTGCGGCCAGTGCTGGGTTGCTATGGTGACTCCCTGGTCAAATCACCAAACATCGACCAGCTGGCGTCCAAAAGCCAGGTTTTCCTCAATGCGTATGCCCAG CAAGCCGTGTGTGCTCCCAGTCGTACCTCCATGTTGACCAGTCGCCGACCAGACACCACCAGGCTCTATGACTTCAACTCCTACTGGAGGGTTCATGCTGGAAACTACTCCACCATGCCACAGTACTTTAAATCTAAAGGCTACTTCACCATGTCTGTTGGCAAAATATTTCACCCGG GTGTTTCCTCGAACCACACAGATGACTACCCCTACAGCTGGTCTGTTCCTGCCTACCACCCACCTTCCAATCTTTATGAGAATGAAAAG ATGTGTAAAGGCAAGGACAAACAGCTCCACGCCAATCTGCTGTGTGCGGTGAACGTAACGGAGCAGCCTGGAGGAACCCTCCCCGACATCGAGAATGCAGACGAGGCAGTGAGGCTGCTGAGGAGTCGAGCCAACAGTAGCGCTCCTTTCTTCCTTGCTGTGGGCTTTTACAAACCGCACATACCCTTCAGGATACCTCAG GAGTATCTGAGCCTTTATCCCATAGAGAAAATGAGCCTGGCCCCTGACCCCGATGTCCCCAAACGCCTTCCACCTGTGGCCTATGCCCCCTGGACAGACTTAAGAAAGAGAGAAGACGTCAGTGATCTCAACGTTAGCTTCCCCTACGGACCGATTCCTAAAGACATCCAG CTGGGTATCCGTCAGCACTACTACGCTGCTGTGTCTTACATGGACAGGCAGGTTGGACGGCTGCTCAGCGCTCTTGATGAGCTGGGGCTGGCCGACAGCACTCAGGTGGTGTTCCTGTCAGATCATG GATGGTCATTAGGAGAACATGGCGAATGGGCTAAATATTCTAATTTTGATGTGGTAACACGTGTCCCTCTAATCTTTTACGTTCCTGGTGTCACTTCTCATCCTGATTCTTCTGGGACGTCCACATTTCCCTTTATTGATGTCTTCGACAAAGCAGAATTTAGTTTTACGA atcacaaagaaataaaaaggatgGTGGAGCTGGTGGATATTTTTCCTACTGTTTCCGCCCTGGCTGGTCTCAGAGTGCCTAAACCGTGTATTGGCATTTCTTTACAG GAGGAGTTGTGTACAGAAGGTGACAACCTGGCCCACACcttcagacacagagagaggggggagaatGCGGAAGCCATAGCTTTCAGCCAGTACCCTCGACCCGCTGATACACCACAG taa